The proteins below come from a single Stomoxys calcitrans chromosome 1, idStoCalc2.1, whole genome shotgun sequence genomic window:
- the LOC131995813 gene encoding uncharacterized protein LOC131995813, translating into MRNDDREKFILGIYEETKEIIDANRDTIMVTTADKGNKTVVMSKKEYHQKMNQLLADKTTYRPIDVDPTEKLQKVNNKIIMELFKSKHITKWEKTKLDSISPQSPELYGLPKIHKDGTPLRPISSSMNVPCYALSKHIGNILKTIISTEYNVKNSLELKQQLGSITLDKDDIIVSFDVVSLFTNIPIYLAIKKIMDKWDTLRVNTTIPRQTFLKILNFCLKDNNYFTYAGKLYQQTYGMPMGNPLSPTIADIVLDTLLDDVMDELQSMNITVKFIVKYVDDLFAVINKKDETTIMKLMNAYHNKLKFTIEKETRAELPFLDMKIIRNENTLITNWYAKPTASGRMINYNSTQPHSTKINTAKNFIHKVLLLSDERFKADNINKIQQILKQNNYPMALINNLIRDVTNGSKRPHEEKASTTKKFYSVPYIPKLTDRASLGNIILDENSTTAYKSNKTLNQIFKKKGTTTKTDKLKLSNVVYEITCDGDQQEKCNKKYVGTTRRTLGTRLAEHEADIRKGRQSTALAQHIKESGHAANFKTVRVLDREKIENKRYTLESLRIQQRLKESINTKEDKDNTKLQYSIAIT; encoded by the coding sequence ATGAGAAATGATGACAGAGAGAAATTCATATTAGGAATCTATGAAGAAACAAAGGAGATAATTGATGCAAACAGAGACACGATTATGGTCACAACTGCAGACAAGGGGAACAAAACAGTAGTCATGTCAAAGAAGGAATATCACCAGAAGATGAACCAATTACTTGCGGATAAAACAACCTATAGACCAATCGACGTGGATCCTACGGAGAAACTCCAAAAAGTTAACAATAAAATTATCATGGAACTATTCAAAAGTAAACATATaacaaaatgggaaaaaacTAAATTAGACAGCATTTCACCGCAATCGCCAGAACTATACGGACTGCCGAAAATTCATAAGGATGGCACTCCCCTCCGGCCTATATCTTCGTCAATGAACGTCCCCTGCTATGCTCTTTCGAAACACATTGGAAACATACTAAAAACTATAATTTCGACGGAATACAATGTTAAAAACTCTCTAGAACTGAAACAACAACTCGGATCTATCACTTTGGATAAAGATGACATTATCGTCTCCTTCGACGTGGTATCGTTATTTACTAACATACCGATATATCTAGCCATTAAGAAAATTATGGATAAATGGGATACACTTCGGGTTAATACCACCATTCCAAGACAGACATTCCTCAAAATTCTCAATTTCTGCCTGAAAGATAACAATTACTTCACGTATGCTGGAAAACTTTACCAACAAACTTATGGTATGCCAATGGGGAACCCACTCTCACCAACGATTGCGGATATTGTACTTGACACCCTTTTGGACGACGTAATGGACGAACTGCAGAGTATGAACATAACGGTAAAATTTATAGTGAAGTATGTAGACGACCTGTTCGCGGTGATAAACAAAAAAGATGAAACAAcgataatgaaattaatgaacgcgtatcacaacaaattaaaatttacgaTAGAAAAGGAAACTCGTGCAGAGTTACCGTTCCTGGATATGAAGATAATAAGAAATGAAAATACGTTAATAACAAACTGGTACGCGAAACCAACAGCATCGGGAAGAATGATTAATTATAACTCTACGCAACCACACAGCACGAAAATTAATACGGCCAAGAACTTCATCCACAAAGTTCTACTGTTAAGCGATGAACGTTTCAAAGCAgacaacataaataaaatacaacaaattttgaaaCAGAACAATTATCCAATggcattaataaataatttaattcgcGACGTCACCAACGGATCCAAACGACCCCATGAAGAAAAAGCATCAAcgacgaaaaaattttacagtGTACCGTACATCCCTAAGCTTACCGACCGCGCATCTTTGGGAAATATCATACTTGACGAAAACTCAACAACAGCATATAAATCAAACAAAACTCTAAACCAAATATTCAAGAAAAAAggaacaacaaccaaaacagaCAAACTCAAACTAAGCAACGTCGTATACGAAATTACGTGTGATGGAGATCAACaagaaaaatgcaacaaaaaatatGTGGGAACCACCAGACGCACACTAGGCACTAGGTTGGCTGAGCACGAAGCCGACATAAGAAAAGGGAGACAATCGACAGCACTAGCACAACATATAAAAGAGAGCGGACATGCGGCAAACTTTAAGACAGTAAGAGTACTTGACAGAGAGAAAATAGAGAACAAGCGATACACATTAGAgagcctacggattcaacaaagaCTTAAAGAGTCGATAAACACCAAAGAAGACAAAGACAACACTAAGCTGCAGTATTCCATTGCAATAACTTGA